GGCCTTGACCACCGGGTCGCGGAAGACGTGGTGCAGGGTGTCGATCAACTGCCACGCCCGGCGGAAGGGCATCCCCTCCTTGCGCGCGGCGGCGGAGATGGAACCGGTGTCGCGGATGGCTTCCAGCAGGGCGATCTTGCCCGGCCCCACCTGTCCGCCGGCGAACAGCAGCCGGACGCGCACCTCCCCGCCGTGTTCGGGGGTGGTTGCGGTGGGACGGTGGGTGTGGGTCTTGCGGGCCATGGCTCCAGCCTACAGAATCCCTGCCAGGATTGGAACGAGCCGGGAAACCCGCCATGCGTCAGGCCATGACCACGCTGAACGTCCCCACCCGCGGCCAGGGGCTGGTGGAGATCACCGCCCCCGTGGTGCGGTGGGTGGGGGAGCAGGGGATCGGCTGCGGGCTGCTGACCCTGTACTGCCGCCACACCTCCGCCTCTCTGGTGATTCAGGAAAACGCCGACCCCGACGTGCGCGGCGACCTGGAGCGTTTCTTCGCGCGGCTGGTGCGCGAAGACCCAGCACTCTACGACCACACGCTGGAGGGGCCGGACGACATGCCGGCGCACATCCGCAGCGCCCTGACCGCGGTCAGCCTGTCGATTCCCGTCGCGGACGGCCGCCCGGTGCTGGGCACCTGGCAGGGCATCTACCTGTTCGAACACCGGACCCACCGCCACGACCGGCAGGTGACCGCGCATCTCTTCGGCGAATAGCGGGGTGCAGGGGCCTTCCGGCCCCTGCCGGACGTGTGGGATCAGGTCGGGTCGGGGATCACCCGCGACCGGGCGCCATAGATGACCAGAACCTTCTGATTGGGCGCGAGTACCGGGGATGCCCCCTGCACGACGGTCAAAAGCGCGCCGTTCTCGGTCTGAACCACATATTCCATGCCGCTCTGGCGGGTGGCGGCATCCTCGGCCATAGCCCCTGCGATGCCGCCGATCACGGCGCCCCCGACGGCACCGATGACGTTCGCCCTGGCATTCCCGCCGATCGCCGAGCCGGCGACACCACCGGCCACGGCCCCCGCACCGGCGCCAAGGCCGGATTGGGTGCCGCCGATGGCGACCGGACGGGCGCTGACCACCACGCCGCGGACCGTGCGGTTGACCTGCCCGACGGCGCCGGCTGCGTAGCTGTCGGGGGACATGTTGGGTGCACATGCCGCCGTGGCTCCCGCCACCAGAGCGGCCAACACCCATTGCATCAGGCTAGGTTTCACGACGTCGGTGTTCCTTTGGCCGCCGGAGCGGGGGGCGCGCCCGTCGGGAACATGGGCCGGTTCAGATTGACTGTTTGAAGCTGCTGGAGGAACTGCAGGATATTGTTCTGCACCGAGCGGTTGATGCTTTCCCGCGCCCGCACGGCCCCTACAAAGGCGTAGTCCACAGGCACGACTCCGTCGGAATTGACGTCGGTCGTAAAGATGATGGAGCCGGTGGCGCGGTCGATGATCTCGTACCGGGCCGCCGAGGTTGTGGTGAAATTCATGCCGAAATCGGGGGTGTCGAGCTTCAGAACCTTGACGCTGAGCGACACTTTCTGGGGGGCGTCGTCGCGGAAGATGGCCATTTTGTTCAGGGCTTCCTCCACGGCTGTTTTCCATAGGGGCGTCGCCGCTTCGATACCGAACACAAGCGGTCCCGTCGCCTCTTCAGGGCGGGCGACGGTTACGGTGATGGATTTGACCTCGGCGTTTAGCTTCGTCTGGGTCGGCCCGACATTGGGCGGCGAGAAATTGATCGGCGGAATCTGCGGGCCACAAGCTGAGAGGGAAATGGCGATAGCGGCAGCAAGAAAAACTTTTTTAATCATAGCATCCATCAATTTTCGATCCTCCGTGATGGGATCATATGAAAATTGAGATGTTTTTTCCAGAAAGACTTCCACAAAAGGATGTGGTGGTGCCCTTTCCTATGCCGTCCGAGCGGGGTGCAGGGGCCTTCCGGCCCCTGCCGGGGAGCGCCGAGGGCCCGCACCCCTCGGCAGGCGCAAGCCTCACACCCCCCGCCGCATCCGCTCCAGCAGCGCCTTGGTCACGAACCCGTCCGGCACCATCCCGGCGGCGGCCTGGAAGCGCCGTGCGGCGTTGCGGGTGGACGGCCCGATGATGCCGTCGGGGGTGCCCGGTTCGTACCCCATGTCCGCCAGCCGCTGCTGCAGCTCCAGCCGTTCGTCCTTGGACAGCGGCTGTTCGTGGCGGGGCCAGGGGGCGGCGATGCCGCTGCGCCCGGCCATGCGGTCGGCCAGCAGCGCCACGGCCAGGGCGTAGCTGGTGGAGGGGTTGTAGCGCATGATGGCGCGGAAGTTCTCCCGTACCAGGAACGCCGGCCCC
This DNA window, taken from Azospirillum fermentarium, encodes the following:
- a CDS encoding winged helix-turn-helix domain-containing protein, which produces MARKTHTHRPTATTPEHGGEVRVRLLFAGGQVGPGKIALLEAIRDTGSISAAARKEGMPFRRAWQLIDTLHHVFRDPVVKATTGGRTGGGATLTPFGLELVDRYRQMERAALDAARPHMERLDSFLPAGGGAPETDPERVESALLRPRTEAG
- a CDS encoding secondary thiamine-phosphate synthase enzyme YjbQ codes for the protein MRQAMTTLNVPTRGQGLVEITAPVVRWVGEQGIGCGLLTLYCRHTSASLVIQENADPDVRGDLERFFARLVREDPALYDHTLEGPDDMPAHIRSALTAVSLSIPVADGRPVLGTWQGIYLFEHRTHRHDRQVTAHLFGE
- a CDS encoding glycine zipper 2TM domain-containing protein, whose protein sequence is MKPSLMQWVLAALVAGATAACAPNMSPDSYAAGAVGQVNRTVRGVVVSARPVAIGGTQSGLGAGAGAVAGGVAGSAIGGNARANVIGAVGGAVIGGIAGAMAEDAATRQSGMEYVVQTENGALLTVVQGASPVLAPNQKVLVIYGARSRVIPDPT